TCAGCTTCACCCGACGGCGCCGCACGCATGGGCGAGTGCGGCCGGCGCGAGCTCGGACGACAGGCGAGCGAACTCCTGCACGCTGCGCTCGCCGGGCCAGTCGTCGGGAAGCAGCGACCGAGGCAGCCCCGGATCGATGTACGGCAGCACCCGCCAGCTGTCGATGAGCCGCACATAGGCGTCGAACGGCTCGGTCTCATCGAGGTCGCCGAGGGACGCCTGGAACCGCTCGTGCTCGGCGCGCAGCGCGGCGAGATCCCACCACCGTGCCGCTGCGATCGGAAGCGGGTCGGCGGGCTTCGGATCGGTGGTGCGGAACAGGGTGGTGAAGGCGCGGGCATCCAGCTCGGCCAGCAGCTGCTCGACCTCGTCCGCCAGGTGCCCGGGCAGGATCCACAGCCCGGCCGAGACCGCACCCGCACCGACGAACTGCAGCCTGCGGCGCAGCTGGTGCCTGAGGTCGCGGCGGGTCTCGGGAACGGTCGCCGAGACGAGTATCCACTCATCGGCCTCGGTCATCGTCCGCACCGCGAAGATGCGCCGGTCGCCGCGCTCGAGCATCGGCAGCGCGGCGGGGTTCAGCGCGTAGTCGCCATCGGGCGCCGCCAGCAGCAGTCCTCGCTGCTTGAGCCGGGTGATCGCCGTGCGTGCCCGTGCCGCCGGTATCCCGAGGTCATCGGCCAGCCGCACGAGCGCCGCCGGCGTGATGCGCCCGCCGAGCGGACGCAGATACAGGCCGATCAGGGTGCGCAGCAGCGAGGTGGTGCTGCCCGGACGCGCGTCGATGTCGTCGAGCACGCTCGGCTCACTCGCGCCGTCGCTCCCGGTTCGCGCCGAGACCCCCTCGAAAGAACGCTCGTGAGCAGAGGTCTGGGCTCTGAGTGATACGGGGGTCATGACTGCAGGGCGTCGCGCACGGCGATCACCCCGCGCAGCGTCTCTTCATGCGAGGTGCTCAGCGGCGACAGTCCGAGGCGGATGCCGTCGGGGAAGCGGAAATCCGGGATGACCCCGTCGGCCCACAGCTGCTTCGTGACCTCTTGGAACGAGTCGTGGCCGATCGTCACGTGCCCGCCGCGGCGCGACGCCTCGCGCGGCGACAGCAGTCGTACGCCCAGCGGCGCGAGCAGCGCGTCGTAGGCGCGGATCGCGAACTCGGTGAGCGTGATCGACTTCGCCCGGAGGGCGGTGACGCCCTCGAGCTCGATCAGGTCGAGCATGCCCTGCATCGCGAGCATCGACAGCACCGGCGGGGTGCCGCTGAGCAGTTGCCGGATGCCGGAGACCGGGGTGTACTCCGGCCCCATCGCGAAGATGTCGGCGGCGCCCCACCAGCCGTGGATCGGCTGAACGACGCTGCCGTGATGCTCGGCGCGCAGGTATGCGAACGCGGGCGATCCCGGGCCGCCGTTCAGGTACTTGTAGGTGCAGCCGACCGCCATGTCGACTCCCCACTCGTCGAGCTTCATGGGCACCACACCCGCCGAGTGGCACAGATCCCACAGCATCAGCGCGCCGGCGCTCTTCACCGCCTCGGTGATCTCGGGCATCGCCGCCAGTGAGCCCGAGCGGTAGTCGACGTGGCTGAGCACGACGAGCGCGGTGCGTTCGGAGATGACCGAGGCCACCTGCTCGGCCGTCACCCCGAGGATCGGATCCGGTTCGACCCAGCGCAACGTCGTGCCTGTCTCGTCAGCGACGCCAGCGGCGATGAAGCGGTCGGTGGGGAAGTTGCCGGCCTCGATGATGATCTCGTCGCGACCGGGGCGCGCGGCGACGCCGGCGCGCATGAGCTTGTACAGCAGCACGCTGGTGGAATCAGCGACGACGGTCTGCCCCGGCGCGGCACCGAGGGTGATGGCGCCGATGCGATCGCCGAGGTGCATCGGCAGCTGCATCCACTGCTCATCCCACGAGCGGATGAGGCGCGTGCCCCAGTCATCGCGGATGAACGCGGCGGCCTTCTCGGGCAGATCGCGCAGCGGGCGACCCAGCGAGTTCCCGTCGAGGTAGGCGATGACGCCGGGGGCGTCGGCGAACTCGGCGATGTGATGGGCGAGCGGATCCGCCTGGTCGAGCTTGCGGGCCTCGGCGAGCAGGTCGTCGGTGATGTCGGTCATGTCACGGCTCCGCGATGTCGGTGTCGATGTCGATGGGGTGAAGGCGGCGCGCCCGGATCGGGTCGCCGCCGGGCAGAAGCAGCAGGGGGCCGCCCGCGAGCGGGTCGGCGGGGGAGAGGACAGCCAGCAGGCCGAGCCCGTCGACGCCCGCCGCGCGCAGCGCGTCGATCTCCGCGTCGCGCAGGTCGACCGGGGTGTCGCCGTTGCCCATGTCGGTGCCGTACAGCACCTCGCCGCCGGCGGCGGCGAAGCGGCGCAGGTTGTCGATCGCGAGGCCGAGTGCGTCGCCGTCGTGGATCGCCAGGGTTGAGATCCACGATGCGGATGCCGCCTGCCGGACGATCTCGGCATCGCTCAGCCGCTCGCTGAACGGCGCGTGCGCGAGGCGTGTGGCACCGAGGCGCACCGCGCGCTGCGCCTGGCCTGCTCCTTCGGCATGGGCGACGACGGGCAGGTGATGCACGGCCGCCTGGTGCACCACCGCTCGGAACGAATCGTCGTCGAGCACGGGGCCGGCGTCGCTGTTGGCGACGATCTTGATGAGCGAGACACCGGCAGCGGCGAGCTCATCGACCGCGCGCGCGGCGTGCTCGGCATCCGGTATCTCCCGCACCGAACCCGGGGGAGCCCACGCGCGATCCGACGGATACCCGCCCGGTGCCGTCAGAAATGGCCCGGCGTACTCGACGATCGGACGGCGTGGCTGCGCCGAGCGCGGCACGGTCATCTGGTCGTCATCCGGATCTCCGGAGTCGTGGCGGGCCACGTCGGCGACCCAGTCCGGATCCGCGCCCAGATCGATCACGCGGCCGAGCCGCGACTCCGCCAGCAGCGAGTGGTCGACGAGCTGCAGATGCACGTGATGATCGGTGAACAGGCCCGTGATCACTCCGTCGAGGCGGGGAGTGCCGGCCGGCGGTGGCCCTTCGACAAGCTCAAGGACCCAGGAGGGGCGGGCGCCAGGGTTCGAGGAGGCGAGAGAGTCAGGGGTCTGGGAGCTGAGGGTGCCCTCGCGAATCCCCTCGCCGTCGAAGAAGGTGACCGCCCGCATTCAGCGGCCGATCTCGGTGCGCACGCTGTACAGCTCGGGGAAGAAGGTGAGATCGAGCGCGCGCTGCAGAAAGCTCACGCCGCTCGAGCCGCCCGTGCCGACCTTCATGCCGATCGTGCGGGTCACGGTGCGCAGATGCCGGAAGCGCCAGAACTGGAAGTTGTCCTCCACGTCGACGAGCTCTTCGCACGCCTCGTAGAGGTCCCAGTGCTCGTGCGGGTTCTCGTAGATCTCGCGGATCGCGGCGACGAGCTCGGGATGCTCTCGGTAGGGCTGACGCACGTCGCGCTCGAGCACCTCGGCCGGGATCGGCAGGCCGCGTCGTGACGCGTATCGCAGGAACTCGTCGTACAGCGTGGGACGCTCCCACTCGGCGGTGAGCATCGCCAGGTTCGCGGGGTGGTCGCGGAACACGCTGAGCATCCGCTCGTTCTTGTTGCCGAGTGCGAACTCGACCGCACGGTACTGCACCGACTGGAACCCGGACGAGTTGCCGAGCTCGCCGCTGCGCGTACTCGGTGGGGGTGAGCGTTGCCAGCACCGACCACTGCTGGGTCAGCACCTCCTGGATGTGCTTCACCCGGGCGATGTGCTTGAGCGCAGAGCGCAGATCGTCGTCGGCGAGACGATCGCGGGCGGTGCCCAGCTCGTGCTGCACGAGCTTGAGCCACAGCTCGGTGGTCTGGTGCTGGATGATGAACAGCATCTCGTCGTGATGCTCGGGCTGCGAGACCGGATGCTGCGCACTCAGCAGCCGATCCAGATCGAGATACGAGCCGTACGTCATCCGGTCTTTGAGGTCGGTGACGATGCCGTCTTCGAGCGTGCGTTCATTGTCGGCGGGGGCCATCCCGGAACGGTATCAGTTTCGTGGCGGCCGTCACAATGATGAAACCGCCGTCGCTAGCATGCCGCCGCCTCGATCGACAAGGGGTGCCCGCCCAGCGCAGGCGATCGAATCGCAGCGGATATTCTTCCCAGCATGGGAGACAGCATCAGCTCACAGCGGTTCACACGGCAGGATCGGGCACGATTCCGCGAACAGGTGCAGCGCGGACTGGAGGCGCTTGAGCTCATGCTCGGCGACGGCTGGTTCGAGGAGGCGTCTCAGCCGCAGCTGGGTCTGGAGATCGAGCTGAACCTCGTCGACGGTGACCGCAACCCCGCGATGACCAACGAGCAGGTGCTGGATGCCATCGCCAATCCGGCCTTTCAGACCGAGCTCGGGCGATTCAACGTCGAGATCAACGTGGCACCGCGCCCGCTGGGCGACGACAGCCTCGTCGAGCTCGAGAAGGTGCTGAGCTCGGCGTTCGCCGCCGCCGATGACCGCGCCCACGGTGCGGGCAGCGACCTCGCGATGGTCGGCATGCTGCCCACCCTCGACGAGACGCACTTCACCGAGCGCTGGCTGTCGAGAGAACCGCGCTACAAGATGCTCGGGCAGCAGATCCTCGCGGCGCGCGGCGAAGACATCGAGCTGCGACTCGAGGGGGTCCCCCTCACCGACACCGCCGAGCCGGAAGACCTCGACATCATCTGCGACACCATCGTGCCCGAGGCCGCGTGCACCTCGATGCAGCTTCACCTGCAGGTGAAGCCCGAGGAGTTTGCCGCGCACTGGAACGCAGCGCAGGCGATCGCCGGCGTGCAGGTGGCGCTCGCGGCCAACTCGCCCTTCTTCGCCGGCCGTGCGCTGTGGCACGAGACGCGCATCCCGATGTTCGAGCAGGCCACCGACACGCGCTCGCAGGAGCTGAAGAACCAGGGCGTGCGTCCGCGCGTGTGGTTCGGGGAGCGCTGGATCACGTCGATCTTCGACCTCTTCGAGGAGAACTCGCGCTACTTCCCGGCGCTGCTGCCGGAGAGCAGCGACCAGGATCCGCTCGAGACGCTGAGATCGGGCACCGCCCCCGATCTCAGCGAGCTGCGGATGCACAACGGAACCGTCTACCGCTGGAACCGCCCGATCTACGACACGCAGGACGGCGGCTGCCACCTGCGGCTCGAGAACCGGGTGCTGCCCGCCTCGCCGTCGATGGCGGATGCCATGGCCGACACCGCGTTCTACTACGGGCTGCTGCATTCGCTCGCGCACAGCGAGCGTCCGCTGTGGAGCCAGATGACCTTCGACGCCGCCCACGAGAACCTGCACGCTGCGGCGCGGCACGGTATCGAGTCGCAGCTGTACTGGCCAGAGCTCGGCTGGGTCGGGCCGCGGGAGCTGGTGCTTCGCCGCCTGCTGCCGCTCGCCGCGGAGGGGCTGGAGGCCTACGGCGTCTCGACGGAGGCGCGCGAGCGCTATCTGGGCATCATCGAGCAGCGCTGCGTCACCGGGCGCAACGGCGCCACCTGGCAGCGGGCGAACGTCGCCGCCAGGGAGGCGGCGGGCGAATCGCGACCACAGGCGCTGCACGGCATGCTCGACGACTACCTGCAGCGGATGCACTCCGGCGAGCCGGTACACACCTGGCGGCCCTGACTGGTCAGCCGAGGATCTCGGCTGTCGTCGCGAGCGTGATCTGCGGCGGATACAGGCTCATCACGTGCAGTGCTGCGGCATGGTTCCCCGCCGTCGATCCGGCGCACGCGTCGGTCGCCACAGTGAGGCGCGCGCCGGCGTCCGCCCCTGCCAGAGCCGTCGAGAGCACACAGCAGTCGGTCGAGACGCCGGCGAGCACGACGTGCGCGCCGCGCCCGACGATCGTCTCGAGCTCGCCTCCCCACTTGCCGAAGGCCGGCAGGTCGAGCGTCGGCAGCGGTGAGAGACCGCGCGCCGTGGGGACGAGGTCGAACAGGGGGTCGGTGGGAGGCTGGTCGGCGAAGGGCCACGTCGCGAAGTAGTCGCCCCACGACGTGGAGCGATCGGCGGTCGGCATCCATCTGGTCACCAGCACCCGCTCGCCGAACCGATCGGCGAGACGGGCGATGTTGTGCATCGCCTCCTCGAAGAACGGCGACCCCCACTCGGAGTCGGGCGAGGCGAAGATGTTCTGCGGATCGATGACGATCAGCCAGCCGTCCGTCATGCCTGCTCCTGCCGACGGATCCGCGCCGCGCGGGCGAACCACGTGATGGCGAACGAGAGAACCAGGGCGAAGAAGACCCCGAGGTTCGCGTAGGCCCAGTCGCCGTCCTTGCCGCCGATGAGGGGAAGGAGGTAGCCCTGCCAGTTGTTCCACGCCGCGTCGTCGGCGAACAGGTTGACCACGAAGCCCCAGCCGATGATCGAGGCGACGGCCATCGTGACGATCGAGGTCCAGTCCCAGGCACCGTATCGGCCGTTCGGATCGAACAGTGCCGCCTCGTCGTAGTCGCGACGGCGCCGCAGGATGTCCGCGATCAGGATGCCCGCCCACGAGGCCAGCGGCACGCCCAGCGTGATGAGGAACGACTGGAACGGACCCAGGAAGTCGGCGGCGAAGAACACCACGTAGATCGTGCCGAGGGTGAGGATGATGCCGTCGATCCCGGCGGCCGCCGGGCGGGGGATGCGGATGCCGAGGCTGATCAGCGTGAGGCCCGACGAGTAGATGCCGAGCACCGCCCCCGAGACGAGGGCGAGCACGGCGGTCAGCAGGAACGGCACGAGAACCCAGATCGGCAGGATGCCGGCGAGTGCGCCGATCGGATCGGCGCCGACGGCGTCCATCAGCTGCGGGTCGGAGCCGCCGAGCAGCAGCCCGAAGACGACCAGGATCACCGGGGCGATCGCGCCGCCGAAGGTGTTCCAGAAGACGATCGCGCCGTCTGAGGCGGTGCGCTTCTGGTACCGGGACCAGTCGGCGGCGATGTTGATCCAGCCCAGTCCGAACCCGGTCATGACCATCACCAGCGCGCCGATGACCGCACCGATGCTCCCATCGGGGATCGACAGGACCGCGCCCATGTCGATCCGGCTGCTCGCGAGGATCACGTAGAGGATCGTGACGGCGCCGGTGATCCAGGTGAGCACCGACTGCATCTTCATGATGGTGTGGTACCCGAGCACCGAGGCGGCGACGATGAGCGCCGCGACGACGACGGTGGCGATGATCTTCAGGGCGACGCTGTCACCCGGGCCGCCCAGCTGGGTGATGACGGTGGCCGTGGCGAGCACCGCCATGATCGCCAGGAACGTCTCCCAGCCGATCGAGGTGAGCCACGAGACGATGCCGGGCACTTTCTGCCCGTGCACCCCGAAGGCGGCGCGCGAGAGCACCATAGTGGGCGCCGAGCCCCGCTTGCCGGCGATCGCGATGAGCCCGCACAGCAGGAACGAGACCACGATGCCGACGATCGAAACGAGCGTCGCCTGCCAGAACGAGATGCCGAAGCCGAGCACGAACGACCCGTACGACATCCCGAACACCGAGACGTTGGCGGCGAACCAGGGCCAGAACAGATCGCGGGGCTTCGCGGTGCGCTGCGACTCGGGGATGATCTCGATGCCCGCTCGCTCGATCAGCGCGGGCGACGTGATGTCGGTCATGCCCTCATCCTGGCACCGCTGCCGCCGTCTCGGGGGAAGTGCGGGGTTCAGCGGCCGAGCAGCTGCGTGACGGCGTCGATGGCTCCGTCGGCGAGCCGGAAGTACGCCCAGGTGCCCCGCTTCTCACGCTCGAGGAATCCCGCCGAGACGAGCACCCGGAGATGGTGGGAGACCGTCGGCTGACTCAGGCCGAGAGGCTCGGTCAGATCGCACACGCACGCCTCGCCGTCGGCGTGGGCGGCAATCATCGAGATCAGGCGGAGGCGGGCGGGGTCGGCGAGAGCCTTGAGCGAGGATGCCAGTGATTCTGCGTTCTCGACCGAGATCGGCACGCGTGTGAGCGGCGCGCAGCAGGAGCGGAGGTCGCGCAGCGGGATCAGCTCTGAGGTGGGCACGAATCGATTGTGATCTACATATTGACGAACGTCAATATCTGCGGGACCATCGTCACACAACACATTGATGAGCATCGATGAATGGAGGTGCGAGATGGACGACTGCTGCG
The window above is part of the Microbacterium sp. nov. GSS16 genome. Proteins encoded here:
- a CDS encoding PaaX family transcriptional regulator, with product MLDDIDARPGSTTSLLRTLIGLYLRPLGGRITPAALVRLADDLGIPAARARTAITRLKQRGLLLAAPDGDYALNPAALPMLERGDRRIFAVRTMTEADEWILVSATVPETRRDLRHQLRRRLQFVGAGAVSAGLWILPGHLADEVEQLLAELDARAFTTLFRTTDPKPADPLPIAAARWWDLAALRAEHERFQASLGDLDETEPFDAYVRLIDSWRVLPYIDPGLPRSLLPDDWPGERSVQEFARLSSELAPAALAHACGAVG
- a CDS encoding kynureninase; its protein translation is MTDITDDLLAEARKLDQADPLAHHIAEFADAPGVIAYLDGNSLGRPLRDLPEKAAAFIRDDWGTRLIRSWDEQWMQLPMHLGDRIGAITLGAAPGQTVVADSTSVLLYKLMRAGVAARPGRDEIIIEAGNFPTDRFIAAGVADETGTTLRWVEPDPILGVTAEQVASVISERTALVVLSHVDYRSGSLAAMPEITEAVKSAGALMLWDLCHSAGVVPMKLDEWGVDMAVGCTYKYLNGGPGSPAFAYLRAEHHGSVVQPIHGWWGAADIFAMGPEYTPVSGIRQLLSGTPPVLSMLAMQGMLDLIELEGVTALRAKSITLTEFAIRAYDALLAPLGVRLLSPREASRRGGHVTIGHDSFQEVTKQLWADGVIPDFRFPDGIRLGLSPLSTSHEETLRGVIAVRDALQS
- a CDS encoding hydrolase is translated as MITGLFTDHHVHLQLVDHSLLAESRLGRVIDLGADPDWVADVARHDSGDPDDDQMTVPRSAQPRRPIVEYAGPFLTAPGGYPSDRAWAPPGSVREIPDAEHAARAVDELAAAGVSLIKIVANSDAGPVLDDDSFRAVVHQAAVHHLPVVAHAEGAGQAQRAVRLGATRLAHAPFSERLSDAEIVRQAASASWISTLAIHDGDALGLAIDNLRRFAAAGGEVLYGTDMGNGDTPVDLRDAEIDALRAAGVDGLGLLAVLSPADPLAGGPLLLLPGGDPIRARRLHPIDIDTDIAEP
- a CDS encoding glutamate-cysteine ligase family protein, encoding MGDSISSQRFTRQDRARFREQVQRGLEALELMLGDGWFEEASQPQLGLEIELNLVDGDRNPAMTNEQVLDAIANPAFQTELGRFNVEINVAPRPLGDDSLVELEKVLSSAFAAADDRAHGAGSDLAMVGMLPTLDETHFTERWLSREPRYKMLGQQILAARGEDIELRLEGVPLTDTAEPEDLDIICDTIVPEAACTSMQLHLQVKPEEFAAHWNAAQAIAGVQVALAANSPFFAGRALWHETRIPMFEQATDTRSQELKNQGVRPRVWFGERWITSIFDLFEENSRYFPALLPESSDQDPLETLRSGTAPDLSELRMHNGTVYRWNRPIYDTQDGGCHLRLENRVLPASPSMADAMADTAFYYGLLHSLAHSERPLWSQMTFDAAHENLHAAARHGIESQLYWPELGWVGPRELVLRRLLPLAAEGLEAYGVSTEARERYLGIIEQRCVTGRNGATWQRANVAAREAAGESRPQALHGMLDDYLQRMHSGEPVHTWRP
- a CDS encoding cysteine hydrolase family protein, encoding MTDGWLIVIDPQNIFASPDSEWGSPFFEEAMHNIARLADRFGERVLVTRWMPTADRSTSWGDYFATWPFADQPPTDPLFDLVPTARGLSPLPTLDLPAFGKWGGELETIVGRGAHVVLAGVSTDCCVLSTALAGADAGARLTVATDACAGSTAGNHAAALHVMSLYPPQITLATTAEILG
- a CDS encoding purine-cytosine permease family protein, which produces MTDITSPALIERAGIEIIPESQRTAKPRDLFWPWFAANVSVFGMSYGSFVLGFGISFWQATLVSIVGIVVSFLLCGLIAIAGKRGSAPTMVLSRAAFGVHGQKVPGIVSWLTSIGWETFLAIMAVLATATVITQLGGPGDSVALKIIATVVVAALIVAASVLGYHTIMKMQSVLTWITGAVTILYVILASSRIDMGAVLSIPDGSIGAVIGALVMVMTGFGLGWINIAADWSRYQKRTASDGAIVFWNTFGGAIAPVILVVFGLLLGGSDPQLMDAVGADPIGALAGILPIWVLVPFLLTAVLALVSGAVLGIYSSGLTLISLGIRIPRPAAAGIDGIILTLGTIYVVFFAADFLGPFQSFLITLGVPLASWAGILIADILRRRRDYDEAALFDPNGRYGAWDWTSIVTMAVASIIGWGFVVNLFADDAAWNNWQGYLLPLIGGKDGDWAYANLGVFFALVLSFAITWFARAARIRRQEQA
- a CDS encoding ArsR/SmtB family transcription factor, which produces MPTSELIPLRDLRSCCAPLTRVPISVENAESLASSLKALADPARLRLISMIAAHADGEACVCDLTEPLGLSQPTVSHHLRVLVSAGFLEREKRGTWAYFRLADGAIDAVTQLLGR